A segment of the Clupea harengus unplaced genomic scaffold, Ch_v2.0.2, whole genome shotgun sequence genome:
CCCGACAGCAGTAGACTGCCAGTGTAGCTTCATTAATGAATGGAGATCTCTGTCTCATACTCTTTCAAATGTGcagccacccacacacttactcaaacacaaagacaaatgctAACTTTAATGCTAATCACTACACATACAAAATTATATTGTGCATCAGAATAACTGCTGAACACTGTTAAAAAAGAAAGTCTTCTGACTCTAATACTGAATGAACTACCATCACACTTACAATATAATACCAGTGAAAGATGCTGCGGATGCTTTCTAGGAATATGTTGGTTTTTTCACAACTGGAGCATTCTAGGAGATCTATGGTTCAAACTGGGGTCCTGACCACAAATAATGGGGAAATGATGGGTAGAGAAATTCACAAGTCTGCCATATCAGTCATACAGAAGTCTGAAATAtagtggcagcacacacacacacactcacacactgacacacacacggagcacatacacatacacactttaaaGAATTTTGGTAATGGGTGAGTCTatattttgtgtctttgtgacaGTGTCAGGAAGTACTTTATGTGAGTATGTGCTTAGAGCAGTATAAGGTTTTCATTGGGAGTCTACAGTCCATAAGGCACACAATGCCACTTCCACCAGTCTGATCTCAGTGTCCTTGTCCCATCATATGCTATTGATGGCTTCAGTGACGAGTGTATGGCTGTGTtagtgtttatggtgtgtgtgtgtgtttgtgtgtcagagagagacaggaagtgtgagagagtggtgtgttggggtgggctgtgtatgtgaaagagagaggtttgaattgtgtgtttgaatgtgtaataaccaactatgtgtgtgcgtatgtatgcaagtttgtgtgtgtgtgtgtgcgttagcgCGCCACTATGGCAACCAGCATTGGGAATGCGTGAAAAGTAACACTTTCCCTGTGGAAGTTGCATCCTAGTGTCCCGTCGCCATCAGTGCAATTTACCCCAGCGTGGCAACACCACAGGCCCAGAGGGTCTAAAGATGGCAGacactgccatggcaacaggagaagcacagaCAGCGAgacagttcaaaggtcactctttgtgtatgtgtagcatGCAGATTTGCTGTAGGCGGCGTAGAGTTTGAGATTCATCTGAAACTGTCACCCACTCTTTGTCTGTGCCACGTCACTCAAACTTtgatggtcattttttttttctcttctctctctgtgtctttttcttaTTCAGCTTCCTGGACAAAATCGATCCAGTTAGTTCGGCTGAATACACCCCAACAGATCAGGTTGGTTGCTCATTTTGCcagtaatataataataaagcGTATATGGGTGTTGTTTTAATTTCTTTCTCATGTACTGGGCCTAAAATGgttcaaataaatattttcatattcaattcaatcttTTTTATGTATTACTGTAAATACTATGTGGGACTGTATATGTCTTTTAAATTCAGATGCTCAAAGGTTCAGGTATTTTCTTACATACTCgtatatattttaatttttcCTGCTTTCTCTGCTCCTTGGGAAGCCCTTTGAGCTGTATTTTGCATCAGAAAGAAACGTACATGAATGAAGCTGAAAAAGTTTGAGTAACAGCTACAccgcagttgtgtgtgtgtgtgtgtgtgtgtgtgtgtcactgccttgacgtttgttgtgttctttcttctttcccctcCACAGGACTTGCTCCGCTGCAGAGTTTTGACTTCAGGGATTTTTGAAACGCGATTTCAAGTAGACAAAGTGAATTTTCAGTAAGTGGTGACCTCGCTAAATTCATCCGTAATTCTATAATTAAGACCACACAACCTCACAGCTTTACCCTTTCGTTCTttcatttatacatttatacatgtcTGATGTGTCACGGCATTGTTGAAGATTTATTAGAATTAGTTCAGCACGTGTTGCAGTTCCAAAAAAATATCTTTGTATTGGGGAGGTTTACCTGAGCAGGCAAataaagagattttttttccagCATTCATGCAGGTCACAGCATGAATGGTGGTACTCTTCTGTACTGTCTAAGGCCAAACTCTAGTAACATGTTACTGCCCATTACATTACATTCTCCTAACAAGAAGAGTttaccactagagggcgctgtGCAATTGTAAATGGTTAGCTCAGTTTTTTGCTAAAAACAAACCACTGGATTCTTGAGgcaaaatataataaataacattttCAGTGGTATTAAAATGACGTGAACAGAAGATGGGCTTTAATAAGTAAGAGAGCGCTAACATGgctttttcatttgtttctAGCATGTTTGATGTCGGTgggcagagagatgagagaagaaaatGGATCCAGTGCTTTAACGGTGAGTACCAATGAAGAAAATCTACAGTGTGTTTCTTCACTACCTTTTCTAAATCACACATGAATTTGGAAGCAGACAGAAGTGTCTTGTCACAGTCTTGTCAAGTGTCTTTAGTTTATCTAGTGTCTAACCTTGTTCTTGTATTGACAAGACATGTATTATAGAGTTGTATTGACTCCTGGCAatcaacaccaaggtcataggATCAATTCCCACTCAAATGTTTACTGATACTACACCTTGTGCTGAAGGAAATTGTTTGTTAAGTGAGTAAATATGAATGTAAGATGACACTGCTCCAATAATAAGAACTATGGGCTGCTCTCTGGGTCCTTGCCAGTAAGAACCTGTAATGGCTACAATGAGCTGAGCCAATCAGAGCCAATGAGTCCCAGGCAGGTAGATGGACACTCCTAGACACAGTGTTGAACATGACATTCCTGTCCTCTGCCTAAGAATGAAATAGAACTTCTTGAACTTCAGCTGAGTGATACCAATGGAACCATTTTGGAaccgttgccatggtgaatcTTAACTCCAGCCAGCGCTTAGTCCACTTTATGGACATGGACTCAATATGATTCCTCTGATGAGCACTGTGCTTTATCATGCtctctgaactgtgtgtgtgtgtgtgtgtgtgtgcgtcttttgagtgtgtgttatgcctTAATGGATGTGCCTTAAAGTATGCGAATAAAAGGTTGTAAAACAGACCTCCCCTTGCCCTCCTCAGATGTCACAGCCATCATATTTGTGGCCGCCAGCAGCAGCTACAATATGGTCATAAGGGAAGACAACAGCACCAACCGGCTTCGGGAATCTTTGGATCTATTCCGGAGCATCTGGAATAACAGGTTCCCACtacctccctacctccctccctccttaccCCAGCAGAAATTGCCAGTCTAGGGTTGAATTTGTCTGTTTGTAAAAtgtgtcaaaacaaaacaaagagttCAAAAAGACATACTATACTGTGTATCAATGCTTAAATACAGTTTATTGGTGGTATCTAAGAGAATATGTAATAATGATGCAGTTTAGTATATTACATATATTACTCAGACTACACTGGCAGAAAGTCTTCAACAGTTTTGATCATACATTCTGATCAGTCTGTGTGATATTCTGCTCaaacttttcccctctctccctctgtgtcagaTTTCTGCGAACCATTTCCGTAATCTTGTTCCTGAACAAGCAGGACATGCTTGCTGAGAAGATCCTGGCAGGGAAATCCAAACTTGAAGATTATTTCCCTGAATACGCTCGCTACTCCCCTCCGACTGACGGTACAGCCCATACTgaatcccccacccccaaagaATAGGCAACAGTAGATcaacatgaaataaaatatcAATAATCAAGAACAGATCAGCATCAGATCAAATATCAATAATCAACAACTTATCAACATCAGATCAAATATCAATAATCAACAACAGATCAGCATCAGATCAAATATCAATAATCAACAACTTATCAACATCAGATCAAATATCAATAATTAACATCCGATGAAATAAAATGGCTTACAAGAGAAACATCTCGTCGTCCAATCTCCGCACACCACAAGAACCTTATTTCCAACACTATTTACGTATACTCTTTTGTTTTGCATGTAAACCATGATCCAGAAGTGGTGAAACCTTGTTGCTGCTTTTGGCCTCGCAGTCCAAGGATCCAACTCTCTTGTGGTTGCCAACACACCTTACATACCTTTACCTTTATAACCGtaacagaaaaaacaaaaaacctttTCATATGCAAACATATGAACCCCTAGGCATGTGCCTCCCAACTCAGTACAGCTCTCTGGATCTTGACTTTGGTCAAGTTTAGGAAGAATTtagtcttttttcttcttttttttttggatgtttGCTTGTTATTTTCTTCCTCGTTTCTAAattgctgtgtgttttgcttCCTTGTCTTGTGACTCCAGCTGCGGGCGACCCAGGAGAGGATCCCAGAGTCACCAGGGCCAAGTTCTTCATCCGGGATGAGTTCCTTGTGCGTGTTCAGAtttgtctctcttcactgtgCACTCTTCTACACATTAGCGCTTTAAGTAGTCCTTTGTGGGTTAGGccatttagctgtgtgtgtgtgtgtgtgcgtgcgtgcgtgcgtgcgtgcgtgcgtgcgtgcgtgcgtgcgtgcgtgcgtgcgtgcgtgcgtgcgtgcgtgcgtgcgtgtgtttaccCTCATTCTCACTCACTGAGTACACACATGTTTTTGGGTGTCTTTGTGTAGTTTTACACTGCTTATAGATATGCACTTCATAAATTaactcattctcactctctgtgtttgtgtgtgtgtgtgtgtgtgtgtgtgtcccacagaGGATCAGCACTGCGAGTGGAGATGGCAAACACTACTGCTACCCTCATTTCACCTGCGCTGTGGACACGGAGAACATTCGTCGGGTCTTCAACGACTGTCGAGACATCATCCAGAGAATGCACTTGCGCCAGTACGAACTCTTGTGATTGGCTGTCCGTCCTCAACGATCGTCCAGTTAGagctccgctctgctcccaaacacacaagccCAGTACTGGGGACTATGCTACTGACAAGTGACAATGttgccatttttatttttatttctttcttctttttggttgtttcttttttttaatttatggcccatgctttttgtttgtttttgttattttagtggAGGGACAGGAATTACATTTATGTCGggtgaatgtatttgtgtgtgtgagtgtgtgtgagtaagtatgCTTACATGTTTACGTCCACTTTGTCGTTCATTTGATGAAATGCCTTGATTTTCAAGTCATTCCACTACTACGCCTTTAGCtacttgtcatttttttttcttttgggtagttttttttgtttgtttcttctgtTGTGGTTGTATGTGGACCAGCTGACTCTGAGCGAGCAGATGGCTGTGTGATGGTTTGCCTGATGGACTTTCAGCATGGGCGCGCGCGGTCTTTGACCCGCGACCTATGACCTCTGGCACCGCACTCTTTTTCGAGGGCTTCTCTGCTCGTCTCGTAGGGAGAGATTTTTCATGCACTTTCGCGTCGGGCGTCTCTATCCCAGATACGGGCCGGGTCGGGGACGGATACGGCCCAGGTTCATTCCGGAGCGTTGGTGCCATCTGGGTTTCCATTGAATgaagtgcacacacaacatacgCGATGTAGCACCACAATATTTATTAATGACTGTCGCGATTTGCTTTATTTTCAAGAGATTTCTAGAGTACAGTTGCAGGTGTTGTGTAGAGACAATTCGGGGGTTGTAAATTTTAGAGTAGAGGGTTTGAACATGGGGGAGGGATTGGGGGGCTAGTGAGGCATCAGTGGGCTGCTGGGATTTGTAGTCCCATGCAGCTGTTAGTCCTGCCAATAGCACCTGGACTGaatgacagctgtcactcacttTCTTTCATCCACCGATGATCCCTCTTGGGAGAGGAGGGTTTCCCAGTGGAACAATAGccctatataaatatataaataaatatataatatattttctgTTCATGTTTTACTATCCTAAGGATTGTGTGAGGTGGATTCACCTTGCGCAGACTGCAAAATGTAATGTTATTTTGTACAACTTCATTGAGAGATTGTGAGagttgaaaaagaaagagaactgaCTTGTAGAAGATATTTGTGCCTTCATCGCGGCTGTACCTTGTAACATGAGCTCTGATGTAAGAA
Coding sequences within it:
- the LOC122131686 gene encoding guanine nucleotide-binding protein G(s) subunit alpha, which gives rise to MFDVGGQRDERRKWIQCFNDVTAIIFVAASSSYNMVIREDNSTNRLRESLDLFRSIWNNRFLRTISVILFLNKQDMLAEKILAGKSKLEDYFPEYARYSPPTDAAGDPGEDPRVTRAKFFIRDEFLRISTASGDGKHYCYPHFTCAVDTENIRRVFNDCRDIIQRMHLRQYELL